One window of the Manihot esculenta cultivar AM560-2 chromosome 14, M.esculenta_v8, whole genome shotgun sequence genome contains the following:
- the LOC110600205 gene encoding protein phosphatase inhibitor 2 has protein sequence MKGNRSRVRWDEANIGEIEANKPVRQKITEPKTPYHPMIDDDGSLSPRRGSFDDVVGEAMRAEELRTALDTVASSSRNAGRRSGGWTSSEDEADPMEQDEDSESDRNASFREQRRAHYDEFRKVKEFRRKGSFFEDEDDENGVNKRRDERCDSSSSLSAGVKDIDIEEGSAASCQESSLPPANGA, from the exons ATGAA AGGTAATAGGTCTCGTGTAAGGTGGGATGAGGCAAATATAGGGGAAATCGAAGCAAATAAACCTGTGAGGCAGAAAATAACTGAACCCAAGACACCTTATCACCCAATGATTGATGATGATG GGTCTCTGTCTCCTAGGCGGGGCAGCTTTGATGATGTTGTTGGTGAAGCAATGCGTGCAGAAGAGTTAAGGACTGCACTGGATACAGTGGCTTCCTCCAGTAGAAATGCTGGTAGGCGGTCTGGTGGCTGGACATCATCTGAGGATGAGGCTGATCCTATGGAACAAGATGAAG ATTCTGAATCAGATAGGAATGCAAGTTTTAGGGAGCAAAGACGAGCACACTATGACGAGTTTCGGAAAGTAAAGGAATTTCGGCGGAAAGGTTCTTTCTTTGAGGATGAAGATGATGAAAATGGTGTTAATAAGCGAAGGGATGAGAGATGTGACTCATCTTCATCGTTAAGTGCTGGTGTGAAAGATATAGACATTGAAGAGGGTTCAGCAGCTTCATGTCAAGAGTCTTCTTTGCCTCCAGCTAATGGAGCTTAG
- the LOC110631137 gene encoding uncharacterized protein LOC110631137, giving the protein MDPLLVNNQTEPWTNEKHLHFLNSMEATFVRTMLENNGRHLRLDRYLPDSSESTLDLKSQTQRRKKHTTSDMVGPTPRTRGDGRSDKRTRRRLSSQSHDLSQDQVVPQIDNRAGDKDESDPTNVAVASAH; this is encoded by the exons ATGGACCCTCTTTTGGTTAATAACCAAACCGAGCCATGGACAAACGAGAAGCACCTGCACTTTTTGAACTCAATGGAGGCCACCTTTGTCCGCACAATGCTCGAAAATAACGGTCGTCACCTCCGTCTCGACCGTTACTTGCCGGACAGCTCGGAGTCTACTCTAGATTTGAAATCACAGACACAGCGACGAAAAAAGCATACCACCTCAG ATATGGTTGGTCCAACTCCAAGAACCAGAGGGGATGGCAGGAGCGACAAGAGAACAAGGAGAAGATTATCATCTCAGAGCCACGATCTCTCTCAAGATCAG GTGGTCCCGCAGATTGACAACAGAGCTGGTGATAAAGATGAAAGTGACCCTACTAATGTAGCAGTGGCATCTGCCCATTGA
- the LOC110630713 gene encoding uncharacterized protein LOC110630713, which yields MLQFLQTYKSLISQISLSVFLTLLLILLKVPILFLQGLHTYIHPENLAQQNGVKAAIRRPSSSSDSASGLDGYQNLSSKSAADFKRRNKSKEKFEFDENNAQIFRLKLDEAHLQSRLYFHDYWYSFVYSSVALSCLLLYKYLDVVEHDEIFAIGSLIPLILGFIGLSKLFLSLARVSFEKSASKRSEKQLSALLGVLGFLFGLMICSGVFHSVIDFDYRSVDGYGRVFVAFLMGCLAGFLYMPAGKNARAFWLGTDQLRSNMTMISCGWLARIILHANYLLSLFTTLLWINPLADILINKSVYSKSIHPNSNTSAEYVDKLVGNLGITQSEFSKFRLWCLFCSGLLQIVALWPNMQMYLNEALLCWYQRLHASKVPDLDFSRAKVFLHNHYLCLVVLQFFAPPTLALLFLGLSQIDIPFKKLQLLCSLLPCTAFVKEVTLLMAWWVIFLWAVFTSASLFLYRRGILYVS from the coding sequence ATGCTGCAATTCCTTCAAACTTACAAGAGTCTCATCAGCCAAATTTCACTCTCTGTGTTTCTCACTCTCCTCCTTATCTTGCTCAAGGTTCCCATTTTATTTCTTCAAGGCCTCCACACTTACATCCACCCTGAAAATCTTGCCCAACAAAATGGTGTCAAAGCTGCTATTCGAAGACCCTCTTCCTCCTCAGATTCAGCTTCTGGCCTTGACGGCTATCAGAATTTGTCTTCCAAGTCTGCTGCTGACTTCAAGAGGAGAAATAAATCCAAGGAAAAGTTCGAGTTCGATGAGAATAATGCACAGATCTTTAGGTTGAAGCTCGATGAAGCTCATCTTCAATCTCGCCTCTACTTCCACGATTATTGGTATTCCTTTGTTTACTCATCAGTTGCTCTTTCTTGCTTGTTGCTTTATAAGTACTTGGATGTGGTTGAACATGATGAGATCTTCGCAATTGGGTCTTTAATTCCATTGATTTTGGGATTTATCGGTTTAtccaaattatttttatcattagcTAGAGTATCGTTCGAGAAATCTGCCTCGAAGAGGTCGGAGAAACAATTGAGTGCACTTTTGGGGGTTCTGGGATTCCTTTTTGGGCTTATGATTTGTTCAGGAGTTTTTCATTCGGTTATTGACTTCGATTACCGTTCAGTTGATGGCTATGGAAGGGTTTTTGTTGCATTTTTAATGGGATGCCTGGCTGGGTTTCTGTACATGCCTGCGGGCAAGAATGCACGGGCATTTTGGCTTGGAACAGATCAGCTTAGATCTAATATGACTATGATTTCCTGTGGATGGCTTGCTAGGATCATCCTACATGCCAATTATTTGTTGTCTCTTTTCACAACATTGCTTTGGATTAATCCATTAGCTGATATTCTTATCAACAAAAGCGTTTATAGTAAAAGTATACATCCAAATTCAAATACTAGTGCCGAATATGTTGACAAGTTAGTAGGGAATCTCGGTATTACACAATCAGAGTTTTCAAAGTTTAGACTTTGGTGCTTGTTCTGCTCGGGGCTTTTGCAGATTGTGGCTTTATGGCCAAACATGCAAATGTATTTGAATGAAGCATTGTTGTGTTGGTACCAGCGGTTGCACGCCAGCAAAGTTCCAGATTTGGATTTCAGCAGAGCCAAGGTTTTTCTGCACAACCACTACTTATGTCTTGTAGTCTTGCAGTTTTTTGCACCTCCAACCCTGGCACTTCTCTTCCTTGGTTTATCTCAGATTGATATCCCGTTTAAGAAATTGCAATTGTTATGCAGTTTACTTCCTTGTACTGCTTTTGTCAAAGAAGTGACTTTGCTTATGGCCTGGTGGGTTATCTTTCTATGGGCAGTGTTTACTTCAGCAAGTCTATTCTTATATCGCCGTGGTATTTTATATGTTTCTTGA
- the LOC110630776 gene encoding heat stress transcription factor B-2b encodes MAPPPVEQNGETTAVESQRSLPTPFLTKTYQLVDDQTIDDVISWNDDGSTFIVWNPTVFARDLLPKYFKHNNFSSFVRQLNTYGFRKVVPDRWEFSNDCFRKGEKILLCDIQRRKISTQAVGTATQPTPVAIAASAIPTAKPMISPSNSGDGQVISTNSSPSRGVQVSGPSTELLDENERLRKENVQLSKELTEMKNLCSNIFGLVSNYAVCQSEGGFQTSEGGGFSTVKPVDFLQEKQFGGEEDDTSARLFGVAIGVKRAREGEGAAMDNDAQLQLQLQLQQPRANSVKVEPLDCQNNAMNGDDESRLAAA; translated from the exons ATGGCGCCCCCGCCGGTAGAGCAGAATGGAGAGACGACTGCCGTGGAATCACAGAGATCTTTGCCGACTCCTTTTTTGACAAAGACTTACCAACTCGTGGATGATCAAACAATAGACGATGTGATTTCCTGGAATGATGACGGATCTACTTTCATTGTTTGGAACCCTACGGTGTTTGCTAGAGATTTGCTTCCCAAGTACTTCAAGCACAACAACTTTTCCAGCTTTGTTCGCCAATTAAATACTTAT GGATTTAGAAAGGTGGTACCGGATCGATGGGAATTTTCGAACGACTGTTTCCGTAAAGGCGAGAAAATTCTATTATGTGATATACAGAGAAGGAAGATTTCGACACAGGCGGTAGGGACGGCGACACAGCCAACGCCGGTGGCAATAGCGGCGTCAGCAATTCCAACGGCTAAGCCTATGATATCTCCGTCGAATTCTGGTGATGGACAAGTGATATCAACGAACTCATCGCCATCAAGAGGAGTTCAAGTGAGCGGACCAAGCACAGAGCTTTTGGACGAGAATGAGAGATTGAGGAAAGAGAACGTGCAGCTATCAAAAGAATTAACGGAAATGAAGAATCTTTGTAGTAATATTTTTGGTCTGGTGTCAAATTATGCGGTTTGTCAATCAGAAGGTGGTTTTCAAACGTCGGAAGGCGGAGGTTTTTCGACGGTGAAGCCGGTAGATTTCCTTCAGGAAAAGCAATTTGGCGGTGAAGAAGACGACACGAGTGCGAGGCTTTTTGGTGTGGCGATTGGTGTGAAGAGGGCGAGGGAAGGGGAAGGCGCAGCGATGGATAATGATGCGCAGTTGCAACTGCAACTGCAGCTGCAGCAACCGAGAGCTAATTCGGTGAAGGTTGAGCCGCTTGATTGTCAGAATAACGCTATGAATGGTGATGATGAATCAAGACTAGCCGCGGCTTGA